From one Notolabrus celidotus isolate fNotCel1 chromosome 2, fNotCel1.pri, whole genome shotgun sequence genomic stretch:
- the si:ch1073-396h14.1 gene encoding disintegrin and metalloproteinase domain-containing protein 10, whose translation MGVQHYWLLLLLVDCREQITGAVSSISPYIQHYEGLSYNRKDLHKEHLRSRRATQHQEYTLKLDFTAFHRTFRLRLKRNAAVFSENFQLVLKNGSTSADLSHLYSGTLEGEHGSACHGSVSQGLFEGTIHTDNGTYHVEPVDRYNSNQTDHHSIIYHEDDMSLPSMKSRPGEFCGSDHLNRLAQSLGLGEEAAVSRPRRTVDESKTSCLLHFHADYRYYKKFKSIAAVVAQIATYMRAVNDIFDKVDFDGIKLINFQVKSLKVMTEEDKKDPLYPLYIGPEKLLSLFSENNWEDFCLSYLLTNRDYSGTLGLAWRGKPGNAGGICSKETRVRNWKRSTLNTGLVTIQNYGQFLPPRQVQLTIAHELGHSLGADHDQGSNCGNLGSSRGKGRYLMYPEATSEVRENNDKFSPCSIRFISEILTLKKDDCFVVSDRPICGNQIVEEGEECDVGHNDTDLCCFSAIQPVGVQCQLKPEKACSPTQGLCCSQSCEFESPDDVCDEKTDCQEASFCTGLSALCPEPSNKENLTLCSNDTRVCLNGVCAESVCVRHNMQQCDCPGEMKEKCHLCCQQPDKPETCASTSSSVLSPYFHKKTLPLVGGAPCAGNQGYCDKFQVCRLLDSDGPIARLKNSFLHLDDFDDLAEWMKAHWWAILLAILTLSGVMGCTVCLCGRTLVTDDLE comes from the exons ATGGGTGTGCAACACtactggctgctgctgctgttggtcgACTGCCGGGAACAGATTACAG GGGCTGTAAGCAGCATCAGTCCATATATACAGCACTATGAGGGCTTGTCCTACAACAGGAAGGATCTACACAAGGAGCACCTGAGAAGCAGGAGAGCCACACAACACCAGGAATACACACTGAAACTGGACTTTACTGCTTTTCACAG AACTTTTCGCCTGCGTTTGAAACGCAATGCAGCAGTGTTCTCTGAAAATTTCCAACTGGTCCTCAAAAATGGTTCCACATCAGCTGACCTCTCACATTTATACTCAGGAACACTAGAGG GTGAACATGGCTCAGCCTGCCATGGCTCTGTGTCACAGGGTCTGTTTGAGGGAACCATCCACACAGATAATGGGACTTATCATGTGGAGCCGGTGGATAGATACAACAGCAACCAAACAGATCACCACTCTATCATCTACCATGAGGATGACATGA GTCTACCATCCATGAAAAGTAGGCCTGGTGAATTCTGTGGTTCAGATCATTTAAACCGCCTCGCCCAAAGCCTCGGACTCGGTGAG GAGGCGGCAGTGAGCCGACCAAGGAGAACAGTAGATGAGTCTAAGACCTCCTGCCTGCTCCACTTTCATGCTGACTACCGCTACTACAAGAAGTTCAAGTCAATTGCAGCTGTGGTGGCTCAG ATTGCCACCTACATGCGGGCTGTGAACGACATCTTTGACAAGGTGGACTTTGATGGGATCAAGCTGATCAACTTTCAAGTGAAATCCCTCAAA GTGATGACGGAGGAGGACAAAAAGGATCCTCTATATCCTCTGTACATTGGTCCTGAAAAACTGTTGAGTCTGTTCTCTGAGAACAACTGGGAGGACTTCTGTCTGTCCTACCTGCTCACTAACAGAGACTACAGCGGGACACTCGGGCTCGCCTGGCGGGGAAAGCCTG GTAATGCGGGAGGAATTTGTTCCAAGGAGACCAGAGTGCGTAACTGGAAGAGGTCTACATTGAACACAGGCCTGGTCACTATTCAGAACTACGGACAGTTCCTGCCTCCTCGCCAAGTCCAGCTGACCATCGCTCATGAGCTCGGCCACAGCCTTGGAGCTGAT catGACCAGGGCTCAAACTGTGGAAACCTCGGCTCCTCCAGGGGTAAAGGCAGGTACCTGATGTACCCCGAAGCTACGAGCGAGGTGCGTGAAAACAATGATAAATTTTCGCCCTGCAGCATCAGATTTATCAGTGAGATCCTGACGCTGAAGAAGGACGActgctttgtgg TCAGTGATCGACCTATCTGTGGAAACCAGATTgtggaggaaggggaggagtgTGATGTAGGCCACAATGACACagacctctgctgcttcagtgctATACAGCCTGTAGGGGTCCAATGTCAACTTAAACCTGAAAAAGCCTGCAG tcCCACTCAAGGCCTGTGCTGCTCTCAGAGCTGTGAGTTCGAGTCACCAGATGACGTCTGTGACGAGAAGACAGACTGTCAGGAAGCAAGTTTTTGTACAGGCCTCTCTGCGCTCTGCCCTGAGCCAAGCAACAAGGAAAACCTGACACTCTGCAGTAACGACACACGTGTCTGTCTGAATGGG GTGTGTGCTGAGTCCGTGTGTGTGAGGCACAACATGCAGCAGTGTGACTGTCCGggagaaatgaaagagaaatgcCACTTGTGCTGCCAGCAGCCCG ATAAGCCTGAGACGTGTGCCAGCACCTCCTCGTCCGTGCTGTCCCCTTACTTCCACAAAAAGACGTTACCCTTGGTTGGCGGGGCTCCTTGTGCGGGGAACCAAGGATACTGTGACAAATTCCAAGTGTGTCGTCTGCTGGATTCAGATGGTCCCATAGCAAGACTGAAAAACTCCTTCCTACATTTGGATGACTTTGATGACTTAGCAGAGTGGATGAAG GCTCATTGGTGGGCCATCCTGCTGGCTATCCTGACTTTATCAGGAGTCATGGGTTGCACTGTCTGCCTCTGCGGCCGCACACTGGTTACAGATGACCTGGAATGA